From a single Fulvivirga ulvae genomic region:
- a CDS encoding diacylglycerol/lipid kinase family protein: MLKIGFVVNGKKGRQKRLQQEFKKLSHTSQHLDIVIKETSAIGDATVIAMTLADSGCTHIIAVGGDGTLNETVNGVKKSTKPHCNVGMLTYGTANDFARTIQAPKSLKKLLQLIEKGSSKKLDLGLIEQKVGDLIYTRYFINIADLGIGAEVVKRVNSSSKILGSEITFFAAIVRTFFSYSNQPVLCEADNWVWEGKINSLVIANGRYFGSGLCIAPEADPCDGKFSIMLSGDIGLSDYLKNVAKIRKGKVLDHPKVEYKIARKLKITSPSLGCFIEADGEFIGGVPVIVTVVDRGINFIC; this comes from the coding sequence ATGTTAAAGATTGGCTTTGTTGTAAATGGTAAGAAAGGGAGGCAAAAACGTCTCCAACAGGAATTTAAAAAGCTGAGCCATACAAGTCAGCATCTGGATATAGTAATAAAGGAGACCTCGGCCATAGGAGATGCCACAGTCATTGCCATGACCCTGGCTGATTCCGGCTGTACTCACATAATAGCAGTGGGTGGGGATGGTACTTTAAATGAAACCGTCAATGGTGTAAAAAAATCGACCAAACCTCATTGCAACGTGGGCATGTTGACTTACGGCACAGCCAATGACTTCGCAAGAACCATTCAGGCACCGAAGTCACTCAAAAAACTGTTGCAGTTGATAGAAAAGGGAAGCTCCAAAAAGCTCGATCTGGGGCTGATCGAACAGAAAGTAGGTGACCTGATATATACACGGTATTTTATCAATATTGCAGATCTTGGCATTGGTGCAGAAGTTGTTAAAAGGGTAAACAGTTCATCAAAAATTCTAGGGTCTGAGATTACTTTCTTTGCAGCCATAGTCAGAACTTTCTTTAGCTACAGCAATCAGCCTGTATTATGTGAAGCTGATAACTGGGTGTGGGAGGGCAAGATCAATTCACTGGTAATTGCCAATGGCAGATATTTTGGCAGTGGCCTGTGCATAGCGCCTGAAGCTGACCCTTGCGACGGTAAATTTTCTATCATGTTATCAGGAGATATAGGTTTGTCCGATTACCTGAAAAATGTAGCAAAAATCAGAAAGGGAAAAGTACTGGATCACCCGAAGGTAGAATATAAGATAGCGAGAAAACTAAAAATTACGTCCCCGTCATTAGGTTGCTTTATTGAGGCTGATGGGGAATTTATAGGTGGGGTGCCTGTAATAGTGACCGTTGTGGATAGAGGTATAAATTTTATTTGTTGA
- a CDS encoding DUF427 domain-containing protein, producing the protein MKAIWNGETIAESDDTIVIEGNHYFPAEAVKKEFLKKSETNTVCPWKGTASYYTLEVNNDTNKDAAWYYPETKEAAKAIEGRIAFWKGVEVV; encoded by the coding sequence ATGAAGGCTATTTGGAACGGTGAAACTATTGCAGAGAGTGATGACACTATAGTGATCGAGGGAAATCACTATTTTCCTGCAGAAGCGGTGAAAAAGGAATTTTTGAAGAAATCAGAAACCAATACGGTTTGTCCCTGGAAAGGAACGGCATCATATTATACGCTGGAGGTCAATAATGATACAAATAAGGATGCAGCCTGGTATTACCCGGAGACAAAGGAAGCAGCCAAGGCCATTGAAGGTAGAATAGCTTTTTGGAAAGGTGTTGAAGTGGTATAA
- a CDS encoding MDR family MFS transporter — protein MTKILNLYKQAYGGLSEPAWMLAVVMLINRAGSMVLPFLSIYLTQSLKFEIRETGIVLASYGLGAMAGSLLGGWLSDRIGNFLVQFLSLVLGGIFFLFLPLITEFEWLTVAVFLVSMTVESLRPANTASIASYSKPENLTRSYSLNRMAINLGFSIGPALGGILASHSYELLFYADGLTCISAGIFFFVYFRNKTPRKVKEVPHASKALKDKSPYLDYSFLLFVLLVAGYAMVFFQLFNTIPIFYRESHHLSEGTIGILLGLNGLIVFLFEMILVHHFEKRVTIRKMIVIGTFLCGVSYAVLNVAGSISLLIAAVILLSFAEIMAMPFMVTHVINKAGKGNQGSYIGLYSLAWASAFTLAPFLGTRVVAGAGFDILWWSCTGMSILLSLLFYFSLRKKVKRAQS, from the coding sequence GTGACAAAGATCCTGAACCTTTATAAGCAGGCTTACGGCGGGTTATCCGAACCAGCCTGGATGCTGGCCGTAGTGATGCTCATCAACAGGGCAGGCTCTATGGTGTTGCCATTCCTGAGTATTTACCTCACGCAATCCCTTAAATTCGAGATCAGGGAAACTGGTATTGTGCTGGCTTCATACGGGTTAGGAGCAATGGCCGGCTCATTATTAGGAGGCTGGCTGTCAGACAGGATCGGCAATTTCCTTGTACAGTTCCTTAGCCTGGTTTTAGGAGGTATATTCTTTCTGTTTCTTCCTCTCATCACCGAGTTTGAGTGGCTTACAGTAGCTGTATTTCTGGTAAGCATGACGGTAGAGTCACTTAGGCCGGCAAATACGGCATCCATTGCTTCTTATTCCAAACCGGAGAACCTAACGCGTTCATACTCGCTCAACAGGATGGCCATCAACCTTGGCTTTTCTATTGGCCCTGCCCTTGGAGGTATCCTGGCTTCTCATTCTTACGAGCTTCTTTTTTATGCAGACGGCCTCACCTGTATTTCGGCCGGAATATTTTTCTTTGTCTATTTCAGAAACAAAACTCCGAGAAAGGTAAAAGAAGTACCTCATGCAAGCAAGGCACTGAAGGATAAATCACCCTATCTTGACTATTCATTTTTACTCTTTGTATTGCTTGTGGCCGGTTATGCGATGGTATTTTTCCAGCTCTTCAATACTATTCCTATATTCTACCGGGAATCCCACCATTTATCAGAAGGCACCATAGGGATTCTGCTCGGGCTGAATGGGCTTATCGTGTTCCTTTTCGAAATGATCCTCGTGCATCATTTTGAAAAGAGGGTAACCATTAGGAAAATGATTGTAATCGGAACATTCCTTTGTGGTGTGTCTTACGCCGTGCTGAATGTCGCTGGTAGCATTTCCCTGCTCATTGCGGCCGTTATCCTGTTAAGCTTTGCTGAGATCATGGCCATGCCTTTCATGGTTACCCATGTAATCAACAAAGCAGGCAAAGGTAACCAGGGAAGTTACATTGGGCTATATTCGCTAGCCTGGGCCTCTGCATTTACGCTTGCCCCATTTTTGGGTACGCGTGTAGTTGCCGGAGCCGGTTTTGACATACTCTGGTGGAGCTGTACCGGTATGAGCATTTTGCTAAGCCTGTTGTTTTATTTCAGTTTGAGGAAGAAGGTTAAACGAGCTCAAAGCTAA
- a CDS encoding LytR/AlgR family response regulator transcription factor, with amino-acid sequence MNVLIVEDEELAAERLEELVKQYNPDIYVLERIDTVKDTIKFIQEREHETDLILLDIQLADGKSFEIFDRVRFYTPVIFTTAYDEFTLNAFKLNSIDYLLKPIKYEALKTALEKFERLKENQRVPIIDKKLISTILRESGKTYKKRFLVKFGKRMQFKNAEEIAYLYAEDKICHIVEKVTCKQYIIDHTLEELDDGLLDPQSFFRINRQFIINIDAIREVKSYYNNRLEVILKIPCEEKLIVSRKKVKDFKNWLNT; translated from the coding sequence ATGAACGTACTCATTGTAGAAGACGAAGAACTTGCTGCTGAGCGCCTCGAAGAGTTGGTAAAACAATACAATCCTGATATTTATGTCCTGGAGAGGATAGATACGGTAAAGGATACAATAAAATTCATTCAGGAGCGTGAACATGAAACTGACCTTATTCTTTTGGACATTCAGCTCGCCGATGGCAAAAGTTTCGAAATTTTTGACAGGGTACGATTTTATACCCCGGTGATCTTTACTACGGCATATGATGAGTTTACTTTAAATGCTTTTAAACTAAATAGCATTGACTACCTGCTCAAGCCTATCAAATATGAAGCGCTCAAGACTGCGTTGGAAAAATTCGAACGGCTCAAGGAAAATCAGCGTGTACCCATTATTGACAAGAAGCTGATCAGCACCATTCTCCGCGAAAGTGGCAAGACCTACAAAAAGCGCTTTCTTGTAAAATTTGGTAAGCGCATGCAGTTTAAAAATGCCGAAGAGATTGCTTACCTGTACGCGGAAGATAAGATCTGCCATATTGTTGAAAAAGTAACCTGCAAGCAATACATCATAGACCACACCCTGGAAGAGCTGGATGACGGGTTGCTTGATCCCCAGTCCTTTTTCCGGATCAACCGGCAATTTATTATTAACATTGATGCCATTCGTGAAGTAAAGAGCTATTACAATAACCGCCTGGAGGTTATCCTGAAAATTCCTTGTGAGGAAAAGCTTATTGTGAGTAGAAAAAAAGTGAAAGATTTTAAAAACTGGCTCAACACTTAA
- a CDS encoding sensor histidine kinase: MFGIKYRYIFILLLAAYSFLNILFTEGDKLFGFVLNPFLFFGILLCIVFLIWEGNRVLSTFAMKWQFRKFHPLFVLFGLSLINVLFIAFLVTLGFEIFKGASINEVLTFKLALGFAFRVNLFLHSINAIVFFVNQYKNAQLETERLKKQNAEARFEALRNQINPHFLFNSFNVLSSLVHKDADTSSRFIEQLSNVYRYLLYNQENKVVRLWEELTFIESYIFLLKMRFKENLNIVNTIDEKHKSKYIAPATMQLLIENAIKHNIVSRAEPLTIKLRSNNDYLIVENNVQLKPVKEPSTQLGLKNIRERYDYLCGKDALIVQSNGNFIVKVPLIEIE; this comes from the coding sequence ATGTTTGGAATTAAGTACCGTTACATTTTTATTTTATTGCTGGCAGCATACTCCTTCCTCAACATACTTTTTACGGAAGGGGATAAGCTGTTTGGCTTTGTGCTTAACCCTTTTCTCTTTTTCGGTATACTTCTATGTATAGTTTTTCTGATCTGGGAAGGCAACAGAGTGCTTTCTACATTTGCAATGAAATGGCAGTTCAGGAAATTCCATCCGCTTTTTGTTTTATTCGGCCTCAGCCTCATCAATGTGCTGTTTATTGCTTTTCTGGTTACGCTTGGCTTTGAGATATTTAAAGGTGCATCCATCAATGAAGTACTCACCTTCAAACTTGCATTGGGCTTTGCATTCAGGGTCAACCTGTTTTTGCATAGTATCAATGCCATTGTGTTTTTTGTAAATCAATACAAAAATGCTCAGCTGGAAACGGAAAGATTGAAGAAGCAGAATGCCGAAGCCCGGTTTGAAGCCCTTCGCAACCAGATCAACCCTCACTTTCTATTCAACAGTTTCAATGTGCTTTCCTCTCTGGTGCATAAAGATGCTGACACCTCCTCCAGGTTCATAGAGCAGCTAAGCAATGTATACAGGTACCTGCTTTATAATCAGGAAAATAAGGTAGTCAGGTTATGGGAAGAGCTTACTTTTATTGAATCTTACATTTTCCTGCTCAAAATGAGATTTAAGGAAAATCTAAACATTGTAAACACTATAGATGAGAAGCACAAGTCAAAATATATAGCACCTGCTACTATGCAGCTTCTCATAGAAAATGCCATTAAACACAACATAGTTTCGCGAGCCGAACCCCTGACGATCAAGCTTCGCAGCAATAATGATTATCTGATTGTGGAAAATAATGTCCAGCTAAAGCCTGTAAAAGAGCCTTCTACACAGCTTGGGCTAAAGAATATCAGAGAACGGTATGATTATTTGTGCGGAAAGGATGCCTTGATCGTCCAGTCAAATGGCAATTTTATAGTTAAGGTCCCTTTAATCGAAATCGAATGA
- a CDS encoding fasciclin domain-containing protein, with product MKLVNYLSGKGIYSVLLLSMLLLVFTGCGDDDDGGNPEPQYIVDVAIANGYNTLAAALTEANLVDDLQATGPFTVFAPTDAAFAAAGITADNVGDVENLEAILLYHVVSGEVMSSDLTTGDVATLNGATVAIDASALTVNGANISAPFDVEASNGVIHTIDQVLLPPPPSIVQIAQANSNLSILVEALTKFPDLVNLLNGDGSFTVFAPTNAAFADLLGVIGQNELDDIPEDVLKRVLQYHVIASAALASSDLSDGQMAATALGSDDEVTISISGSDVMVNNANVTTANIEANNGIIHVIDAVLVPSLETSIVNTIVEPAYFNKDFSILTAAVVKAELLETLIDGSANYTLFAPNNEAFEAAGITSLDGLDKATLTPILTYHVLGTENFASDLPSTAGGFATAIGTLNGDFYLTNNSNGVFINGNSQVVVATESGEALDYSNGVVHVINRTLLPEDSDDIVAIAQAAGFTDLAAALTEAGLVSALQSPEGPFTVFAPTNDAFQALYTALDVSGPADVDDTLLADILLYHVLSGRVFSSDLTDGLVATTLSDAQDPSDTNITINVGDDVSLTDYDPDVANPTVTSTDVLATNGVIHVIDAVLLPVDTAL from the coding sequence ATGAAACTCGTTAACTACTTATCAGGCAAAGGGATCTATTCCGTGCTTTTGTTATCCATGCTTCTGCTTGTTTTTACCGGATGTGGGGATGACGATGATGGAGGCAATCCCGAGCCTCAGTATATTGTGGATGTGGCCATTGCCAATGGTTACAACACACTCGCCGCAGCACTTACCGAAGCTAATCTGGTGGATGATCTGCAAGCTACAGGCCCTTTTACCGTATTTGCACCTACCGATGCTGCTTTTGCAGCCGCAGGTATTACAGCCGATAACGTCGGTGATGTTGAAAACCTCGAAGCCATATTGCTCTATCACGTTGTAAGCGGCGAGGTAATGTCATCCGACCTGACCACAGGCGATGTAGCCACACTCAACGGGGCCACAGTTGCCATAGATGCTTCAGCACTGACCGTAAATGGCGCCAATATCAGCGCTCCTTTTGATGTTGAAGCAAGCAATGGTGTTATTCATACCATTGATCAGGTGCTACTGCCACCACCACCTTCTATTGTACAAATTGCCCAGGCCAACTCAAACCTTAGCATATTGGTAGAGGCGCTTACCAAATTTCCAGATCTTGTCAATCTGCTGAATGGTGATGGCAGTTTTACCGTGTTTGCTCCTACCAACGCTGCTTTTGCCGATTTGCTTGGAGTGATCGGCCAGAATGAACTGGATGATATTCCCGAAGATGTATTGAAAAGAGTGCTTCAATACCATGTAATTGCAAGTGCAGCGCTTGCATCTTCTGACCTAAGCGACGGACAAATGGCTGCTACTGCATTAGGTAGTGACGATGAGGTAACCATCAGTATATCAGGAAGCGATGTGATGGTTAACAACGCCAACGTGACAACGGCAAACATTGAAGCAAACAATGGAATTATACATGTAATTGATGCAGTGCTTGTACCTTCCCTGGAGACAAGTATTGTCAATACGATAGTAGAACCTGCATATTTCAATAAAGACTTTAGCATACTTACCGCAGCCGTTGTGAAAGCAGAATTGTTAGAAACATTGATCGACGGAAGCGCTAATTACACCCTTTTTGCGCCAAACAATGAGGCTTTTGAGGCTGCAGGAATAACATCTCTGGATGGTCTGGACAAAGCTACTTTGACACCAATATTGACATACCATGTTTTAGGAACGGAAAATTTTGCTTCTGACCTGCCATCTACAGCAGGAGGTTTCGCTACTGCCATAGGTACATTAAACGGTGATTTTTATCTTACCAACAATTCAAATGGTGTATTCATTAATGGAAATTCACAGGTCGTTGTTGCTACGGAATCGGGAGAGGCGCTAGATTATAGCAATGGTGTAGTACATGTGATCAACCGGACCTTGCTACCTGAGGATAGCGATGACATTGTTGCTATCGCTCAGGCCGCAGGGTTTACAGACCTGGCCGCCGCACTTACCGAGGCCGGATTGGTGTCCGCTTTGCAAAGCCCTGAGGGACCTTTCACGGTATTTGCTCCAACAAATGATGCATTCCAGGCTCTTTATACCGCTTTGGATGTAAGTGGTCCTGCTGATGTGGATGATACTTTACTGGCGGATATCCTGCTTTATCATGTGTTGAGTGGTCGCGTATTTTCATCTGATCTCACAGACGGCCTGGTGGCAACTACACTTTCTGATGCCCAGGATCCGAGTGATACGAATATAACAATCAATGTAGGTGATGACGTATCCCTTACCGACTACGATCCGGATGTTGCCAACCCCACTGTTACAAGTACCGATGTGCTGGCTACAAATGGTGTAATACATGTTATTGATGCCGTGCTACTTCCTGTAGACACTGCTCTGTAA
- a CDS encoding PadR family transcriptional regulator, protein MYSKELLKGTLSVIILNLLAENGRMYGYEIFQRVKELSDEKILLKDGSLYPALQKLSKDGLLSYEEEYVGKRVRKYYYLTQKGKQEKVVYLEELKDFMMTLNKIIFPQAGTI, encoded by the coding sequence ATGTATTCAAAAGAACTTTTAAAAGGGACCCTCTCGGTCATTATTCTCAATTTGTTGGCAGAAAATGGGCGCATGTATGGTTATGAGATTTTTCAGAGGGTTAAAGAGCTTTCTGATGAGAAAATCTTACTAAAGGATGGCTCCCTCTATCCGGCTTTACAAAAGTTGAGTAAAGATGGATTGTTATCGTATGAAGAAGAGTATGTGGGAAAAAGAGTGAGGAAATACTATTATCTGACTCAAAAGGGGAAGCAAGAAAAAGTGGTTTATCTCGAAGAACTCAAAGATTTTATGATGACGTTGAATAAAATTATTTTTCCACAAGCAGGAACCATATGA
- a CDS encoding LytR/AlgR family response regulator transcription factor yields MNCIVIDDEFPARAIIESYISRIPYLTHLHSFKNPVEALDFLKKNKVDLMFVDIQMPELTGTEFLRSLQNKPAAIFTTAYPDYALEGYELDVIDYLVKPISFERFLTASEKAHKRIENLPKQTESYWIVKADHKTHRLRYSDINYIEGAREYVTYHLKEGKLMSLEALKNLEQSLPDNFIRIHKSYIVNKDNISSKGTQWITVAGKELPVGKSYRQQVRDLTL; encoded by the coding sequence ATGAACTGCATTGTAATAGATGATGAGTTTCCCGCACGTGCTATTATAGAAAGTTATATTTCGAGGATCCCATACCTTACCCACCTTCATAGTTTCAAAAACCCGGTAGAGGCGCTGGACTTTTTGAAGAAAAACAAGGTCGACCTGATGTTTGTCGACATCCAGATGCCTGAACTTACAGGTACTGAATTTTTGCGCTCCCTGCAAAACAAACCCGCTGCCATATTCACCACCGCTTACCCTGACTATGCCCTTGAAGGTTATGAACTGGATGTGATTGATTATCTCGTTAAACCCATTTCTTTTGAGCGGTTCCTTACAGCTTCGGAAAAAGCCCATAAGAGAATTGAGAACCTGCCAAAGCAAACCGAAAGCTATTGGATAGTAAAGGCTGACCATAAAACCCACCGGCTCCGATACTCCGACATTAACTACATTGAAGGCGCCCGTGAATATGTTACTTACCACTTAAAAGAAGGAAAGCTGATGAGCCTGGAGGCCTTGAAAAACCTAGAACAAAGCCTGCCAGACAATTTTATCAGAATTCACAAATCTTATATAGTCAACAAAGACAACATCAGTTCCAAAGGAACCCAGTGGATAACCGTGGCCGGCAAAGAGTTGCCTGTTGGTAAATCTTATAGGCAGCAGGTTAGAGACCTTACGCTGTAA
- a CDS encoding sensor histidine kinase gives MANQRIQLIALSVLLWIGYLLIHYYFLSFPFDAEASIILAIRIVAIHAILFYVNYLILLPKLLERNRYVGYFLSLAVLIVFTYILFSLSNELPFVHDALETGRHRRFHGAPRLERAFRSRIFINNIISSLAVLFISSTYWTIRRNQQRKQREVNLMNENLQTEMKFLKSQINPHFLLNAMNNIYYMATTKGEKAPDMIMKLSEMMKYVLYETNAKQVLLSREINYINDYIDFQRIKFEKQPDIRVDLSAVDGHKNISHMILIPFIENAFKHSNLDDDTGFVEIKLSTSGQTLQLLVRNTVGKAATKDKTGGIGLENVKRRLEYLYAGKYELNIRGKGDVFSIDLKLELK, from the coding sequence ATGGCAAATCAACGTATTCAGCTTATAGCCTTGTCCGTTTTGTTATGGATAGGCTATTTACTAATTCATTATTATTTCCTCTCATTTCCCTTTGATGCCGAAGCTTCTATCATTCTGGCCATCAGGATAGTAGCCATACATGCGATATTGTTTTATGTGAACTACCTTATACTGTTGCCCAAGCTTCTGGAAAGGAATAGGTATGTCGGCTACTTTCTCTCTCTGGCAGTATTGATAGTTTTTACCTACATCCTGTTCTCACTTTCAAATGAACTGCCTTTTGTTCATGATGCATTGGAGACCGGCAGACACCGGAGATTTCATGGTGCTCCAAGGTTGGAGCGTGCATTCAGAAGCCGGATATTTATTAACAACATTATCTCTTCCCTCGCAGTATTGTTCATAAGCTCTACCTACTGGACGATAAGAAGGAACCAGCAAAGAAAACAGCGTGAGGTTAACCTGATGAATGAGAACCTGCAAACGGAAATGAAGTTTTTAAAGTCCCAGATCAACCCTCACTTTTTATTAAATGCCATGAATAACATCTATTACATGGCCACCACAAAGGGCGAGAAAGCGCCGGATATGATCATGAAGCTCTCAGAAATGATGAAATATGTGCTTTATGAAACCAATGCAAAACAGGTGCTGCTCAGCCGGGAGATAAATTATATTAATGATTATATTGACTTTCAACGCATCAAATTTGAAAAACAACCTGACATAAGGGTTGATTTGTCAGCGGTTGATGGCCATAAAAATATCAGCCATATGATACTGATCCCTTTTATTGAAAATGCATTTAAGCATAGTAATCTGGATGATGACACTGGCTTTGTAGAGATTAAATTATCCACCTCAGGACAAACACTCCAACTGCTGGTGCGCAATACGGTCGGCAAGGCTGCCACAAAAGACAAAACCGGCGGAATCGGCCTTGAAAATGTTAAAAGAAGACTGGAGTATCTTTATGCCGGTAAATATGAATTAAACATCCGGGGAAAGGGAGATGTATTTAGTATAGACCTAAAGCTAGAGCTAAAATGA
- a CDS encoding PrsW family intramembrane metalloprotease, giving the protein MFFILLFLLLAGAYIYWKFSTTSDPKALLKSPMSIAAISSITFLTICYLLVEQLPTPKPIEVVSVYNPQDSVRDAVKHDLKFEGLNDYVNNLAYQHEFITTYMALPDYWELSDGHHYKEVEKLQEWYTHQYSNGDTTLGAFGLGIIHFLENDYAESQNWLNKISQTSIPYLNYYLGKIYESETPEQSDEYFWKELETSSSYFGKTVGLLIIKYTKSKNYTKLYDLLNYGSASQYFSYSLRRQTYLYDLQPVQYFIWSLGTIFEPIKLMGLMAALVIAAVWLIYLIRLDIFNPDKIVYFILMLFSGMLSVLGVLLIIDMKNIFLNWEMDGSFFGDLFYAIFAIGVPEELVKIFPFILLALFTKVLKEPIDYIIYASASALGFAFVENLLYFQDVAGGIIHGRAYMSVVGHMMATSIAAYGLVISRFKNNAYHPILAFAISFLIASVVHGLYDFFLFQKLVLLFILFFIFIVQVWIIMINNSLNNSSFFDYKMVSKAEGSRLFLTLALTFILGIEYIMVGWNYGPTEAHDALVGSISSAGLLIVFFGSSLSTFNLVKGYWRDVYFSSREKRGYGTLPQSKLLTSWFLLNSIKAHNYVGIHIYIENDPYNPALTDLLAEPVSGIIIDRVILYEENDPDPHWFLVKLDSELPLADRESSYVLIKLRYQNESLKYEDDLYSYFRTIPDLQLLQNKNVSKNLFDSHGWIKIGKLAPVNT; this is encoded by the coding sequence ATGTTTTTTATTCTTTTGTTCCTCCTTTTAGCAGGAGCTTATATTTACTGGAAATTTTCAACTACATCTGACCCAAAAGCTTTGCTTAAATCCCCGATGTCCATTGCGGCCATTTCGAGCATTACTTTTTTAACCATTTGTTATCTTCTTGTAGAGCAACTGCCAACTCCCAAACCTATAGAAGTAGTGAGCGTCTATAACCCTCAGGATAGTGTGCGTGATGCAGTAAAACATGACCTGAAGTTTGAAGGGTTAAATGATTATGTCAATAACCTAGCTTACCAACATGAATTTATTACCACATATATGGCCTTGCCAGATTACTGGGAGCTAAGCGATGGCCACCATTATAAAGAGGTCGAGAAACTGCAAGAGTGGTACACCCATCAGTATAGCAATGGAGACACTACGCTGGGGGCGTTTGGGTTGGGGATAATTCACTTTCTGGAAAACGACTATGCTGAATCTCAAAATTGGCTGAATAAAATATCCCAAACATCAATACCTTATTTAAATTACTACCTGGGCAAAATATACGAATCCGAAACTCCAGAGCAATCAGACGAATACTTTTGGAAAGAGCTCGAAACTTCAAGCAGTTACTTTGGCAAAACTGTTGGCCTTCTAATTATTAAGTATACCAAAAGTAAAAATTACACGAAGCTTTATGACCTGCTCAACTATGGCAGTGCCTCGCAATACTTTTCTTATTCCCTGAGACGACAGACCTATTTGTACGATTTACAACCGGTTCAATATTTTATTTGGTCATTAGGTACCATATTTGAGCCCATTAAGCTGATGGGCCTGATGGCTGCCCTGGTCATTGCCGCTGTATGGCTGATCTACCTGATCCGGCTGGACATCTTTAATCCTGACAAAATTGTATACTTCATATTGATGTTATTCTCAGGCATGCTTTCGGTGTTGGGGGTTCTGCTAATAATTGACATGAAGAATATTTTCCTGAACTGGGAAATGGACGGCAGTTTTTTCGGAGACCTCTTCTATGCCATTTTTGCGATAGGTGTACCTGAAGAACTGGTAAAAATATTCCCGTTTATTCTGCTTGCACTATTTACAAAAGTGCTTAAAGAGCCTATTGACTATATTATCTATGCCTCCGCATCTGCACTTGGTTTTGCTTTTGTAGAGAACCTGCTCTATTTTCAGGATGTAGCCGGTGGCATCATCCACGGTAGGGCATACATGTCAGTGGTAGGTCACATGATGGCTACATCGATTGCCGCATACGGCTTGGTCATAAGCCGGTTCAAAAATAATGCTTATCACCCAATATTGGCTTTCGCTATTTCCTTTCTGATAGCAAGTGTGGTGCATGGTCTGTACGATTTCTTTTTGTTTCAGAAGCTTGTTTTACTGTTTATCCTGTTTTTTATCTTTATTGTACAGGTATGGATCATCATGATCAATAACAGCCTCAACAATTCCTCCTTCTTCGATTATAAAATGGTATCCAAAGCTGAGGGTTCGCGCTTATTCCTAACCCTGGCCCTGACGTTTATTTTAGGCATAGAGTATATCATGGTGGGGTGGAATTATGGCCCCACAGAAGCTCATGACGCTCTGGTTGGGAGTATCTCCTCGGCAGGATTACTGATCGTATTTTTCGGCTCCAGCCTCAGCACCTTTAACCTGGTGAAGGGATACTGGAGGGATGTTTACTTTAGTAGCAGAGAGAAAAGGGGATATGGCACATTGCCCCAGTCCAAGCTGCTCACAAGTTGGTTTTTGCTTAACTCCATAAAGGCCCACAATTATGTAGGGATTCATATTTACATTGAAAACGATCCCTATAACCCGGCATTAACTGACCTGCTTGCCGAGCCTGTTTCAGGCATAATCATTGACAGGGTAATCCTCTATGAGGAAAATGATCCTGACCCACATTGGTTCCTGGTTAAACTGGATTCCGAATTGCCTCTGGCAGATCGGGAATCATCATATGTACTCATAAAATTGCGATATCAGAACGAGTCTTTAAAGTATGAGGATGACCTATACTCTTACTTCCGGACAATTCCCGACTTGCAACTATTGCAAAATAAAAATGTATCTAAAAATTTATTTGATTCTCATGGGTGGATAAAAATTGGCAAGTTAGCCCCGGTAAATACTTAA